Proteins encoded together in one Staphylococcus aureus window:
- the secA gene encoding preprotein translocase subunit SecA, producing the protein MGFLSKILDGNNKEIKQLGKLADKVIALEEKTAILTDEEIRNKTKQFQTELADIDNVKKQNDYLDKILPEAYALVREGSKRVFNMTPYKVQIMGGIAIHKGDIAEMRTGEGKTLTATMPTYLNALAGRGVHVITVNEYLSSVQSEEMAELYNFLGLTVGLNLNSKTTEEKREAYAQDITYSTNNELGFDYLRDNMVNYSEDRVMRPLHFAIIDEVDSILIDEARTPLIISGEAEKSTSLYTQANVFAKMLKQDEDYKYDEKTKAVHLTEQGADKAERMFKVENLYDVQNVDVISHINTALRAHVTLQRDVDYMVVDGEVLIVDQFTGRTMPGRRFSEGLHQAIEAKEGVQIQNESKTMASITFQNYFRMYNKLAGMTGTAKTEEEEFRNIYNMTVTQIPTNKPVQRNDKSDLIYISQKGKFDAVVEDVVEKHKAGQPVLLGTVAVETSEYISNLLKKRGIRHDVLNAKNHEREAEIVAGAGQKGAVTIATNMAGRGTDIKLGEGVEELGGLAVIGTERHESRRIDDQLRGRSGRQGDKGDSRFYLSLQDELMIRFGSERLQKMMSRLGLDDSTPIESKMVSRAVESAQKRVEGNNFDARKRILEYDEVLRKQREIIYNERNSIIDEEDSSQVVDAMLRSTLQRSINYYINTADDEPEYQPFIDYINDIFLQEGDITEDDIKGKDAEDIFEVVWAKIEAAYQSQKDILEEQMNEFERMILLRSIDSHWTDHIDTMDQLRQGIHLRSYAQQNPLRDYQNEGHELFDIMMQNIEEDTCKFILKSVVQVEDNIEREKTTEFGEAKHVSAEDGKEKVKPKPIVKGDQVGRNDDCPCGSGKKFKNCHGK; encoded by the coding sequence ATGGGATTTTTATCAAAAATTCTTGATGGCAATAATAAAGAAATTAAACAGTTAGGTAAACTTGCTGATAAAGTAATCGCTTTAGAAGAAAAAACGGCAATTTTAACTGATGAAGAAATTCGTAATAAAACGAAACAATTCCAAACAGAATTAGCTGACATTGATAATGTCAAAAAGCAAAATGATTATTTAGATAAAATTTTACCAGAAGCATATGCACTTGTTAGAGAAGGCTCTAAACGTGTATTCAATATGACACCATATAAAGTTCAAATTATGGGTGGTATTGCAATTCATAAAGGTGATATCGCTGAGATGAGAACAGGTGAAGGTAAAACATTAACAGCGACAATGCCAACATACTTAAATGCATTAGCTGGTAGAGGTGTTCACGTTATTACAGTCAATGAATACTTATCAAGTGTTCAAAGTGAAGAAATGGCTGAGTTATATAACTTCTTAGGTTTGACTGTCGGATTAAACTTAAACAGTAAGACGACAGAAGAAAAACGTGAAGCATACGCACAAGACATTACTTACAGTACTAATAATGAGCTAGGTTTTGATTACTTACGAGATAACATGGTGAATTATTCTGAAGATAGAGTAATGCGTCCATTACATTTTGCAATCATTGATGAGGTTGACTCAATTTTAATCGACGAGGCACGTACGCCATTAATTATTTCTGGTGAAGCTGAAAAGTCAACGTCACTTTATACACAAGCAAATGTTTTTGCGAAAATGTTAAAACAGGACGAAGATTATAAATACGATGAAAAAACGAAAGCTGTACATTTAACAGAACAAGGTGCGGATAAAGCTGAACGTATGTTCAAAGTTGAAAACTTATATGATGTACAAAATGTTGATGTTATTAGTCATATCAACACAGCTTTACGTGCGCACGTTACATTACAACGTGACGTAGACTATATGGTTGTTGATGGCGAAGTATTAATTGTCGATCAATTTACAGGACGTACAATGCCAGGCCGTCGTTTCTCGGAAGGTTTACACCAAGCTATTGAAGCGAAGGAAGGCGTTCAAATTCAAAATGAATCTAAAACTATGGCGTCTATTACATTCCAAAACTATTTCAGAATGTACAATAAACTTGCGGGTATGACAGGTACAGCTAAAACTGAAGAAGAAGAATTTAGAAATATTTATAACATGACAGTAACTCAAATTCCGACAAATAAACCTGTGCAACGTAACGATAAGTCTGATTTAATTTACATTAGCCAAAAAGGTAAATTTGATGCAGTAGTAGAAGATGTTGTTGAAAAACACAAGGCAGGGCAACCAGTGCTATTAGGTACTGTTGCAGTTGAGACTTCTGAATATATTTCAAATTTACTTAAAAAACGTGGTATCCGTCATGATGTGTTAAATGCGAAAAATCATGAACGTGAAGCTGAAATTGTTGCAGGCGCTGGACAAAAAGGTGCCGTTACTATTGCCACTAACATGGCTGGTCGTGGTACAGATATCAAATTAGGTGAAGGCGTAGAGGAATTAGGCGGTTTAGCAGTAATAGGTACAGAGCGACATGAATCTCGTCGTATTGATGACCAGTTACGTGGTCGTTCTGGACGTCAAGGTGATAAAGGGGATAGTCGCTTCTATTTATCATTACAAGATGAATTAATGATTCGTTTTGGTTCTGAACGTTTACAGAAAATGATGAGCCGACTAGGTTTAGATGACTCTACACCAATTGAATCAAAAATGGTATCAAGAGCTGTAGAATCAGCACAAAAACGTGTAGAAGGTAATAACTTCGACGCGCGTAAACGTATCTTAGAATACGATGAAGTATTACGTAAACAACGTGAAATTATCTATAACGAAAGAAATAGTATTATTGATGAAGAAGACAGCTCTCAAGTTGTAGATGCAATGCTACGTTCAACGTTACAACGTAGTATCAATTACTATATTAATACAGCAGATGACGAGCCTGAATATCAACCATTCATCGACTACATTAATGACATCTTCTTACAAGAAGGTGACATTACAGAGGATGATATCAAAGGTAAAGATGCTGAAGATATTTTCGAAGTCGTTTGGGCTAAGATTGAAGCAGCATATCAAAGTCAAAAAGATATCTTAGAAGAACAAATGAATGAGTTTGAGCGTATGATTTTACTTCGTTCTATTGATAGCCATTGGACTGATCATATCGACACAATGGATCAATTACGTCAAGGTATTCACTTACGTTCTTATGCACAACAAAATCCATTACGTGACTATCAAAATGAAGGTCATGAATTATTTGATATCATGATGCAAAATATTGAAGAAGATACTTGTAAATTCATTTTAAAATCTGTAGTACAAGTTGAAGATAATATTGAACGTGAAAAAACAACAGAGTTTGGTGAAGCGAAGCACGTTTCAGCTGAAGATGGTAAAGAAAAAGTGAAACCGAAACCAATCGTTAAAGGCGATCAAGTTGGTCGTAACGATGATTGTCCATGTGGTAGTGGTAAAAAATTCAAAAATTGCCATGGAAAATAA
- the prfB gene encoding peptide chain release factor 2 (programmed frameshift), with protein sequence MELSEIKRNIDKYNQDLTQIRGSLDLENKETNIQEYEEMMAEPNFWDNQTKAQDIIDKNNALKAIVNGYKTLQAEVDDMDATWDLLQEEFDEEMKEDLEQEVINFKAKVDEYELQLLLDGPHDANNAILELHPGAGGTESQDWANMLFRMYQRYCEKKGFKVETVDYLPGDEAGIKSVTLLIKGHNAYGYLKAEKGVHRLVRISPFDSSGRRHTSFASCDVIPDFNNDEIEIEINPDDITVDTFRASGAGGQHINKTESAIRITHHPSGIVVNNQNERSQIKNREAAMKMLKSKLYQLKLEEQAREMAEIRGEQKEIGWGSQIRSYVFHPYSMVKDHRTNEETGKVDAVMDGDIGPFIESYLRQTMSHD encoded by the exons ATGGAATTATCAGAAATCAAACGAAATATAGATAAGTATAATCAAGATTTAACACAAATTAGGGGGTCTCTT GACTTAGAGAACAAAGAAACTAATATTCAAGAATATGAAGAAATGATGGCAGAACCTAATTTTTGGGATAACCAAACGAAAGCGCAAGATATTATAGATAAAAATAATGCGTTAAAAGCAATAGTTAATGGTTATAAAACACTACAAGCAGAAGTAGATGACATGGATGCTACTTGGGATTTATTACAAGAAGAATTTGATGAAGAAATGAAAGAAGACTTAGAGCAAGAGGTCATTAATTTTAAGGCTAAAGTGGATGAATACGAATTGCAATTATTATTAGATGGGCCTCACGATGCCAATAACGCAATTCTAGAGTTACATCCTGGTGCAGGTGGCACGGAGTCTCAAGATTGGGCTAATATGCTATTTAGAATGTATCAACGTTATTGTGAGAAGAAAGGCTTTAAAGTTGAAACTGTTGATTATCTACCTGGGGATGAAGCGGGGATTAAAAGTGTAACATTGCTCATCAAAGGGCATAATGCTTATGGTTATTTAAAAGCTGAAAAAGGTGTACACCGACTAGTACGAATTTCTCCATTTGATTCATCAGGACGTCGTCATACATCATTTGCATCATGCGACGTTATTCCAGATTTTAATAATGATGAAATAGAGATTGAAATCAATCCGGATGATATTACAGTTGATACATTCAGAGCTTCTGGTGCAGGTGGTCAGCATATTAACAAAACTGAATCGGCAATACGAATTACCCACCACCCCTCAGGTATAGTTGTTAATAACCAAAATGAACGTTCTCAAATTAAAAACCGTGAAGCAGCTATGAAAATGTTAAAGTCTAAATTATATCAATTAAAATTGGAAGAGCAGGCACGTGAAATGGCTGAAATTCGTGGCGAACAAAAAGAAATCGGCTGGGGAAGCCAAATTAGATCATATGTTTTCCATCCATACTCAATGGTGAAAGATCATCGTACGAACGAAGAAACAGGTAAGGTTGATGCAGTGATGGATGGAGACATTGGACCATTTATCGAATCATATTTAAGACAGACAATGTCGCACGATTAA
- a CDS encoding CHAP domain-containing protein, with amino-acid sequence MKKSLTVTVSSVLAFLALNNAAHAQQHGTQVKTPVQHNYVSNVQAQTQSPTTYTVVAGDSLYKIALEHHLTLNQLYSYNPGVTPLIFPGDVISLVPQNKVKQTKAVKSPVRKASQAKKVVKQPVQQASKKVVVKQAPKQAVTKTVNVAYKPAQVQKSVPTVPVAHNYNKSVANRGNLYAYGNCTYYAFDRRAQLGRSIGSLWGNANNWNYAAKVAGFKVDKTPEVGAIFQTAAGPYGHVGVVESVNPNGTITVSEMNYAGFNVKSSRTILNPGKYNYIH; translated from the coding sequence ATGAAAAAATCTCTTACAGTGACGGTTTCGTCAGTGTTAGCTTTTTTAGCTTTAAATAATGCAGCACATGCACAACAACATGGCACACAAGTAAAAACACCTGTTCAACATAATTATGTATCAAATGTTCAAGCACAAACGCAATCACCGACAACTTATACAGTAGTTGCTGGCGATTCATTATATAAGATTGCTTTAGAGCATCACTTAACGTTGAATCAATTATATTCATACAATCCTGGTGTAACACCTTTAATTTTTCCTGGTGACGTGATTTCACTTGTGCCTCAAAATAAAGTGAAACAAACTAAAGCGGTTAAATCACCAGTAAGAAAAGCAAGCCAAGCTAAAAAGGTAGTAAAACAACCTGTACAACAAGCATCTAAAAAAGTAGTAGTTAAGCAAGCACCTAAGCAAGCAGTAACTAAGACAGTTAATGTAGCATACAAACCTGCTCAAGTACAAAAATCAGTACCAACTGTACCTGTTGCACATAACTACAATAAATCAGTTGCTAACAGAGGAAACTTATATGCTTATGGAAACTGCACATATTATGCTTTCGATCGTCGTGCACAATTAGGTAGAAGTATAGGAAGTTTATGGGGCAATGCAAATAACTGGAATTACGCAGCAAAAGTTGCAGGATTTAAAGTAGATAAAACACCAGAAGTTGGCGCTATTTTCCAAACAGCTGCTGGTCCATATGGACATGTTGGTGTTGTTGAATCTGTAAACCCTAATGGAACAATTACTGTTTCTGAAATGAACTATGCTGGATTTAATGTTAAATCTTCAAGAACAATTTTAAATCCAGGAAAATATAATTACATCCACTAA
- a CDS encoding CsbA family protein has translation MIWYFSAAFFPCVLVVLFSVITRSKWVGTILTLILIGASIYKEYFHNEWIIFIDVVSLLAGYLIIDQLEFHKHQDEDR, from the coding sequence ATGATATGGTATTTTAGCGCAGCATTCTTTCCATGTGTCTTGGTAGTATTATTTAGTGTAATAACAAGAAGTAAATGGGTCGGTACTATTCTGACATTAATTTTAATTGGTGCCTCAATCTATAAAGAGTATTTCCATAACGAGTGGATTATTTTTATTGATGTAGTGTCATTATTAGCTGGTTATTTAATTATAGATCAACTCGAATTTCATAAACATCAAGATGAAGATCGCTAA
- the uvrB gene encoding excinuclease ABC subunit UvrB yields MVEHYPFKIHSDFEPQGDQPQAIKEIVEGIKAGKRHQTLLGATGTGKTFTMSNVIKEVGKPTLIIAHNKTLAGQLYSEFKEFFPENRVEYFVSYYDYYQPEAYVPSTDTFIEKDASINDEIDQLRHSATSALFERDDVIIIASVSCIYGLGNPEEYKDLVVSVRVGMEMDRSELLRKLVDVQYTRNDIDFQRGTFRVRGDVVEIFPASKEELCIRVEFFGDEIDRIREVNYLTGEVLKEREHFAIFPASHFVTREEKLKVAIERIEKELEERLKELRDENKLLEAQRLEQRTNYDLEMMREMGFCSGIENYSVHLTLRPLGSTPYTLLDYFGDDWLVMIDESHVTLPQVRGMYNGDRARKQVLVDHGFRLPSALDNRPLKFEEFEEKTKQLVYVSATPGPYEIEHTDKMVEQIIRPTGLLDPKIEVRPTENQIDDLLSEIQTRVERNERVLVTTLTKKMSEDLTTYMKEAGIKVNYLHSEIKTLERIEIIRDLRMGTYDVIVGINLLREGIDIPEVSLVVILDADKEGFLRSNRSLIQTIGRAARNDKGEVIMYADKMTDSMKYAIDETQRRREIQMKHNEKHGITPKTINKKIHDLISATVENDENNDKAQTVIPKKMTKKERQKTIDNIEKEMKQAAKDLDFEKATELRDMLFELKAEG; encoded by the coding sequence ATGGTTGAACATTATCCTTTTAAAATACATTCTGATTTTGAGCCTCAAGGTGACCAACCGCAAGCAATTAAAGAAATCGTGGAAGGTATTAAAGCGGGGAAAAGACATCAAACTTTATTAGGTGCTACTGGCACAGGGAAAACATTTACGATGAGTAATGTTATTAAAGAAGTTGGGAAACCAACGTTAATTATCGCGCATAACAAAACATTAGCAGGACAATTATATAGTGAGTTTAAAGAATTTTTTCCTGAAAACAGGGTGGAATACTTTGTAAGTTACTATGATTATTATCAACCAGAGGCATACGTACCGTCTACTGACACTTTTATTGAAAAAGATGCCTCAATCAATGATGAAATTGATCAACTACGACATTCTGCTACAAGTGCATTATTTGAACGCGATGATGTAATTATTATTGCTAGTGTAAGTTGTATATATGGTTTAGGTAATCCTGAAGAATATAAAGATTTAGTAGTAAGTGTTCGAGTTGGTATGGAAATGGATAGAAGTGAATTACTTAGAAAACTTGTAGATGTGCAATATACACGAAATGACATCGATTTCCAACGAGGAACGTTTCGAGTGCGTGGTGATGTAGTGGAAATATTCCCAGCCTCTAAAGAAGAACTTTGTATAAGGGTTGAGTTTTTCGGCGATGAGATTGACCGTATCCGAGAAGTTAACTACCTAACAGGTGAAGTGTTGAAAGAAAGAGAACATTTTGCGATATTCCCAGCTTCTCACTTCGTAACACGTGAAGAAAAGTTGAAAGTTGCGATTGAACGTATTGAAAAAGAATTGGAAGAACGATTGAAAGAATTACGAGATGAGAATAAATTACTAGAAGCGCAAAGGTTAGAACAGCGTACCAACTATGATTTAGAAATGATGCGAGAGATGGGATTCTGTTCAGGAATTGAAAACTATTCCGTACATTTAACTTTGCGACCACTGGGTTCGACACCATATACTTTATTGGATTACTTTGGCGATGATTGGTTAGTAATGATTGATGAATCACATGTGACATTACCGCAAGTTCGAGGCATGTATAACGGAGACAGAGCGCGTAAACAAGTTTTGGTGGATCATGGGTTTAGATTACCGAGTGCATTAGATAACCGTCCACTTAAATTTGAAGAATTTGAAGAAAAGACAAAACAACTTGTGTATGTATCTGCAACGCCTGGACCATACGAAATTGAACATACGGATAAGATGGTTGAACAAATTATTCGTCCTACTGGTTTACTGGATCCTAAGATTGAGGTTAGACCTACTGAAAATCAAATTGACGATTTATTAAGTGAAATTCAAACAAGAGTTGAGCGTAATGAACGCGTACTTGTTACAACGCTCACTAAAAAGATGAGTGAAGATTTAACCACATACATGAAAGAAGCGGGTATTAAAGTTAATTATCTGCATTCAGAAATCAAGACATTAGAACGAATTGAAATAATTAGAGACTTACGAATGGGTACATATGATGTTATCGTAGGTATTAATTTATTAAGAGAGGGTATTGATATACCAGAAGTTTCTCTAGTTGTCATATTAGATGCAGATAAAGAAGGGTTTTTACGTTCTAACCGCTCATTAATTCAAACAATAGGTAGAGCTGCGCGTAACGATAAAGGTGAAGTCATTATGTATGCCGATAAAATGACTGATTCGATGAAGTATGCAATTGATGAGACACAACGTCGTCGAGAAATACAGATGAAACATAATGAAAAACATGGTATTACACCTAAAACAATTAATAAAAAAATACATGATTTAATTAGTGCTACTGTTGAAAATGACGAAAATAATGACAAAGCACAAACTGTGATACCTAAGAAGATGACGAAAAAAGAACGTCAAAAGACAATCGACAATATAGAAAAAGAAATGAAACAAGCAGCGAAAGATTTAGATTTCGAGAAAGCTACAGAATTAAGAGATATGTTATTTGAATTAAAAGCAGAAGGGTGA
- the uvrA gene encoding excinuclease ABC subunit UvrA codes for MKEPSIVVKGARAHNLKDIDIELPKNKLIVMTGLSGSGKSSLAFDTIYAEGQRRYVESLSAYARQFLGQMDKPDVDTIEGLSPAISIDQKTTSKNPRSTVATVTEIYDYIRLLYARVGKPYCPNHNIEIESQTVQQMVDRIMELEARTKIQLLAPVIAHRKGSHEKLIEDIGKKGYVRLRIDGEIVDVNDVPTLDKNKNHTIEVVVDRLVVKDGIETRLADSIETALELSEGQLTVDVIDGEDLKFSESHACPICGFSIGELEPRMFSFNSPFGACPTCDGLGQKLTVDVDLVVPDKDKTLNEGAIEPWIPTSSDFYPTLLKRVCEVYKINMDKPFKKLTERQRDILLYGSGDKEIEFTFTQRQGGTRKRTMVFEGVVPNISRRFHESPSEYTREMMSKYMTELPCETCHGKRLSREALSVYVGGLNIGEVVEYSISQALNYYKNIDLSEQDQAIANQILKEIISRLTFLNNVGLEYLTLNRASGTLSGGEAQRIRLATQIGSRLTGVLYVLDEPSIGLHQRDNDRLINTLKEMRDLGNTLIVVEHDDDTMRAADYLVDIGPGAGEHGGQIVSSGTPQKVMKDKKSLTGQYLSGKKRIEVPEYRRPASDRKISIRGARSNNLKGVDVDIPLSIMTVVTGVSGSGKSSLVNEVLYKSLAQKINKSKVKPGLYDKIEGIDQLDKIIDIDQSPIGRTPRSNPATYTGVFDDIRDVFAQTNEAKIRGYQKGRFSFNVKGGRCEACKGDGIIKIEMHFLPDVYVPCEVCDGKRYNRETLEVTYKGKNIADILEMTVEEATQFFENIPKIKRKLQTLVDVGLGYVTLGQQATTLSGGEAQRVKLASELHKRSTGKSIYILDEPTTGLHVDDISRLLKVLNRLVENGDTVVIIEHNLDVIKTADYIIDLGPEGGSGGGTIVATGTPEDIAQTKSSYTGKYLKEVLERDKQNTEDK; via the coding sequence ATGAAAGAACCATCCATAGTAGTAAAAGGTGCTCGTGCGCATAACTTGAAAGATATTGATATCGAACTACCTAAAAATAAATTAATTGTTATGACAGGTTTATCTGGGTCAGGTAAATCGTCATTAGCATTCGATACTATATATGCTGAAGGACAACGACGTTATGTTGAATCATTAAGTGCCTATGCGCGTCAATTTTTAGGCCAAATGGACAAACCAGATGTTGATACAATTGAAGGATTATCGCCAGCAATTTCAATAGATCAAAAAACAACAAGTAAAAATCCAAGATCAACTGTAGCAACAGTAACAGAAATATATGATTATATACGTTTGTTATATGCACGTGTTGGTAAACCTTACTGTCCAAATCACAATATAGAAATTGAATCGCAAACAGTACAACAAATGGTTGACCGCATTATGGAATTAGAGGCACGTACAAAGATTCAATTATTAGCACCTGTCATCGCTCATCGTAAAGGTAGTCATGAAAAGCTAATCGAAGATATTGGTAAAAAAGGTTATGTACGTTTAAGAATCGATGGCGAAATTGTTGATGTAAATGATGTACCTACTTTAGATAAGAACAAGAATCATACAATAGAAGTTGTTGTAGACCGATTAGTTGTTAAAGATGGAATTGAAACACGACTAGCTGACTCTATAGAAACTGCCTTAGAGCTTTCAGAAGGACAATTAACAGTCGATGTCATTGACGGGGAAGACCTTAAGTTTTCAGAAAGCCATGCTTGTCCTATATGTGGATTTTCAATCGGAGAGTTAGAACCAAGAATGTTTAGCTTTAACAGTCCTTTTGGTGCTTGTCCGACATGTGATGGCTTAGGCCAAAAGTTAACAGTCGATGTAGACTTGGTTGTTCCCGACAAAGATAAGACGCTAAACGAAGGTGCAATAGAACCTTGGATACCGACGAGTTCTGATTTTTATCCAACATTGTTAAAACGTGTTTGTGAAGTTTATAAAATCAATATGGATAAACCTTTTAAAAAGTTAACAGAACGTCAACGTGATATTTTATTGTATGGTTCTGGTGACAAAGAAATTGAATTTACATTTACACAACGTCAAGGTGGTACTAGAAAACGAACAATGGTTTTCGAGGGTGTAGTTCCTAATATAAGTAGACGATTCCATGAATCTCCTTCAGAATATACACGTGAAATGATGAGTAAATATATGACTGAACTACCTTGCGAAACTTGTCATGGAAAGCGATTGAGTCGTGAAGCGTTATCTGTTTATGTAGGTGGTTTAAATATTGGTGAAGTAGTCGAATATTCAATCAGTCAAGCGCTGAACTATTATAAAAACATTGATTTGTCAGAACAAGATCAAGCGATTGCAAATCAAATATTGAAAGAAATTATTTCCCGACTCACTTTTTTAAATAATGTGGGACTTGAATATTTAACGTTAAACAGAGCTTCAGGTACACTTTCAGGTGGTGAAGCACAACGTATTCGATTAGCAACGCAAATTGGGTCGCGTTTGACTGGTGTCTTATATGTATTAGATGAGCCATCAATTGGACTGCATCAAAGAGATAATGATCGATTAATTAATACACTTAAAGAAATGAGAGATTTAGGAAATACTTTAATTGTAGTTGAACACGATGATGATACAATGCGTGCGGCTGATTACTTAGTGGATATAGGTCCTGGTGCTGGTGAACATGGAGGGCAGATTGTGTCTAGTGGTACTCCTCAAAAGGTAATGAAAGATAAAAAATCATTAACAGGACAATACTTGAGTGGTAAGAAACGTATTGAAGTACCTGAATATCGCAGACCGGCTTCAGATCGTAAAATTTCTATACGTGGAGCTAGAAGCAACAATCTTAAAGGGGTTGATGTGGACATACCACTATCAATCATGACGGTTGTTACAGGTGTATCAGGTTCTGGTAAAAGCTCATTAGTAAATGAAGTATTATACAAATCATTAGCTCAAAAAATTAATAAATCTAAAGTAAAGCCAGGATTGTACGATAAGATTGAAGGTATTGATCAACTTGATAAAATTATTGATATTGATCAATCACCAATAGGTAGAACGCCACGCTCTAATCCAGCAACATATACTGGTGTGTTTGATGATATACGTGATGTGTTTGCGCAAACAAATGAAGCTAAAATTCGAGGATATCAAAAAGGGCGTTTTAGTTTTAATGTAAAAGGTGGACGCTGTGAAGCTTGTAAAGGTGACGGTATTATTAAAATTGAAATGCATTTTTTACCTGATGTTTATGTTCCTTGTGAAGTGTGTGATGGTAAACGATATAATCGTGAGACACTAGAGGTTACTTACAAAGGTAAAAATATTGCTGACATTTTAGAAATGACTGTTGAAGAAGCAACACAATTTTTTGAAAATATTCCTAAGATTAAGCGCAAGTTACAAACACTAGTTGATGTTGGTCTTGGATACGTCACATTAGGTCAACAAGCTACAACGTTATCAGGTGGTGAGGCTCAACGTGTGAAACTTGCATCTGAACTTCATAAACGTTCAACTGGTAAATCTATTTATATCCTAGATGAACCGACAACAGGGTTACATGTTGACGATATTAGTAGATTATTAAAAGTATTAAACCGATTAGTTGAAAATGGTGATACTGTTGTAATTATTGAACATAACCTAGATGTTATCAAAACAGCAGACTATATTATAGACTTAGGTCCTGAAGGTGGTAGTGGCGGTGGTACTATTGTTGCGACTGGCACACCCGAAGATATTGCTCAGACAAAGTCATCATATACAGGAAAGTATTTAAAAGAAGTACTTGAACGAGATAAACAAAATACTGAAGATAAATAA
- the hprK gene encoding HPr(Ser) kinase/phosphatase, translating to MLTTEKLVETLKLDLIAGEEGLSKPIKNADISRPGLEMAGYFSHYASDRIQLLGTTELSFYNLLPDKDRAGRMRKLCRPETPAIIVTRGLQPPEELVEAAKELNTPLIVAKDATTSLMSRLTTFLEHALAKTTSLHGVLVDVYGVGVLITGDSGIGKSETALELVKRGHRLVADDNVEIRQINKDELIGKPPKLIEHLLEIRGLGIINVMTLFGAGSILTEKRIRLNINLENWNKQKLYDRVGLNEETLSILDTEITKKTIPVRPGRNVAVIIEVAAMNYRLNIMGINTAEEFSERLNEEIIKNSHKSEE from the coding sequence ATGTTAACGACAGAAAAACTAGTTGAAACATTAAAGTTAGATTTAATCGCTGGTGAAGAAGGACTATCGAAGCCAATTAAAAATGCTGATATATCAAGACCGGGCTTAGAGATGGCAGGTTATTTTTCACATTATGCGTCAGATAGAATACAACTATTAGGAACAACGGAACTATCGTTTTACAATTTATTACCAGATAAGGATCGCGCAGGTCGTATGCGTAAACTATGCAGACCAGAAACGCCTGCAATTATTGTGACACGTGGATTGCAGCCACCAGAAGAATTAGTTGAAGCTGCAAAAGAATTAAATACCCCACTTATAGTTGCTAAAGATGCGACTACAAGTTTAATGAGTCGCTTAACAACGTTTTTAGAGCATGCACTTGCAAAGACGACATCTTTACATGGTGTTTTAGTAGATGTTTACGGTGTTGGTGTACTAATTACCGGTGATTCAGGAATAGGTAAAAGTGAGACTGCGTTGGAATTAGTTAAACGTGGGCATAGATTAGTAGCAGATGATAATGTAGAAATACGTCAAATTAATAAAGATGAACTAATAGGGAAACCACCAAAGTTAATAGAACATCTATTAGAAATACGTGGACTAGGTATTATCAATGTTATGACTTTATTTGGCGCGGGTTCAATATTAACTGAAAAACGAATTAGATTAAATATTAATTTGGAAAACTGGAACAAGCAAAAGTTATATGACCGCGTAGGTCTTAATGAAGAGACGCTAAGTATTTTAGATACTGAAATCACTAAAAAAACAATACCTGTAAGACCTGGTAGAAATGTTGCGGTAATTATTGAGGTCGCTGCAATGAACTATCGATTAAATATCATGGGCATTAACACGGCCGAAGAATTTAGTGAAAGATTAAATGAAGAAATTATCAAGAACAGTCATAAGAGTGAGGAGTAG